Proteins from a single region of Acidovorax sp. NCPPB 3576:
- a CDS encoding flagellar hook assembly protein FlgD, translating to MILNPIGSTATVNSGTSANSATDPNAAQDRFLKLLVAQLNNQDPMNPMDNAQMTSQMAQINTVTGIQTLNLTMQTMAEQFSTMQTLQGTAMIGRSVLAEGSKMTFTDSTGKGYFELAGASTSTKVEVVTPGGAVVGTVDMGAQDKGRHDFEFDASKYAGNKSDLQFRVVASTKDGTVQSTALMQAKVVGTGSANGALTLDLDTGSTVNYSQIKAVL from the coding sequence ATGATCCTCAATCCCATCGGCTCCACCGCCACCGTGAACTCGGGCACCAGCGCCAATTCGGCCACCGACCCCAATGCCGCGCAGGACCGCTTCCTGAAGCTGCTGGTCGCGCAGTTGAACAACCAGGATCCGATGAATCCGATGGACAACGCGCAGATGACCTCGCAGATGGCGCAGATCAACACCGTCACCGGCATCCAGACGCTGAACCTCACCATGCAGACCATGGCCGAGCAGTTCTCCACGATGCAGACGCTGCAGGGCACGGCCATGATCGGCCGCTCGGTGCTGGCGGAAGGCTCCAAGATGACCTTCACCGACAGCACGGGCAAGGGCTATTTCGAGCTGGCCGGCGCATCGACCAGCACCAAGGTCGAGGTCGTCACGCCCGGCGGCGCCGTCGTCGGCACGGTGGACATGGGCGCCCAAGACAAGGGTCGCCACGATTTCGAATTCGATGCCAGCAAATACGCCGGCAACAAGAGCGACCTGCAGTTCCGCGTGGTCGCCTCCACCAAGGACGGCACCGTGCAGTCCACGGCGCTCATGCAGGCGAAGGTGGTGGGCACCGGCTCTGCCAACGGTGCGCTCACGCTCGACCTCGATACCGGCAGCACCGTCAACTACAGCCAGATCAAAGCGGTGCTCTGA
- the flgC gene encoding flagellar basal body rod protein FlgC produces the protein MSMFSIFNVSGSAISAQSQRLNVVASNLANVEAVAGPDGQAYKARQVVFQTAPMGAESSAGVRVSAISESNAPGKRVHDPSHPSADAEGYVTHSNVNAVEEMVNMISASRSYQNNVEVMNTAKSLLLKTLQMGQ, from the coding sequence ATGTCCATGTTCTCCATCTTCAATGTCTCGGGCAGCGCCATCAGTGCGCAGTCGCAGCGGCTCAACGTAGTGGCCAGCAACCTGGCCAACGTCGAGGCCGTGGCCGGCCCGGACGGCCAGGCCTACAAGGCGCGCCAGGTGGTGTTCCAGACCGCACCCATGGGGGCCGAGAGCTCCGCCGGCGTGCGGGTGAGCGCCATCAGCGAGAGCAATGCGCCGGGCAAGCGGGTGCACGACCCGAGCCACCCGTCCGCCGACGCGGAGGGCTACGTCACCCATTCCAACGTGAACGCGGTGGAGGAGATGGTCAACATGATCTCCGCCTCCCGCTCCTACCAGAACAACGTCGAGGTCATGAACACGGCCAAGTCGCTGCTCCTCAAGACCCTGCAGATGGGCCAGTAA
- the flgB gene encoding flagellar basal body rod protein FlgB codes for MLNKMTERLDFHGNALLLRAERQRAIASNIANADTPGYVARDFNFADAMRDATGGGSTTLSTGSGASMSLATGQRQQSATDPRHIPLPAATTGMGSGSTLGYSVQTQPNLDNNTVDLDRERAAFVDNAVRYEATLRFINGNAKTMLSAIQGQ; via the coding sequence ATGCTCAACAAGATGACCGAAAGGCTGGATTTCCACGGTAACGCGCTTTTGCTGCGTGCCGAGCGCCAGCGTGCCATCGCCAGCAACATCGCCAACGCCGACACGCCCGGCTACGTGGCCCGCGACTTCAATTTCGCCGACGCGATGCGCGATGCGACCGGCGGCGGCTCGACCACGCTGAGCACGGGATCGGGCGCCAGCATGTCACTGGCCACCGGCCAGCGCCAGCAAAGCGCCACCGACCCGCGCCACATCCCGCTGCCGGCCGCCACGACGGGCATGGGATCGGGCAGCACGCTCGGCTATTCGGTGCAGACCCAGCCCAACCTGGACAACAACACGGTGGACCTGGACCGCGAGCGGGCCGCCTTCGTGGACAACGCCGTGCGCTACGAAGCCACGCTGCGTTTCATCAACGGCAACGCCAAGACGATGCTGAGCGCCATCCAGGGCCAGTAA
- the flgA gene encoding flagellar basal body P-ring formation chaperone FlgA has translation MSLTTAPRFLSSLRLARMAALAAAFALPAAALRAQAVADPSADLGGITQRWLDDALQRGQSGTASMPLRMEVSVGALDPRLRLAPCARVEPYLPAGSRLWGRTRLGLRCVDGATAWNVFLPVTVKAYGPAWVLTGNVASGAVLSAADATEAEVDWAAETTAIVANPESWVGMVASRQLMAGQAVRQHMVKAPTLFKAGAAVRVVAQGRGYSVTSAGQAITAGAVGETVRIRMENGRVVAGVVSENGTVEITL, from the coding sequence ATGTCACTTACTACCGCTCCCCGATTTCTTTCTTCCCTGCGACTGGCCCGGATGGCCGCGCTGGCGGCGGCCTTTGCCCTGCCCGCTGCGGCACTGCGGGCCCAGGCCGTGGCCGACCCGTCTGCGGACCTGGGCGGCATCACCCAGCGCTGGCTGGACGATGCCCTGCAGCGCGGCCAGTCGGGCACGGCCAGCATGCCGCTGCGCATGGAAGTGAGCGTGGGCGCGCTGGACCCGCGTTTGCGCCTGGCGCCGTGCGCCCGCGTCGAGCCCTACCTGCCTGCCGGTTCGCGCCTGTGGGGCCGCACCCGCCTGGGGCTGCGCTGCGTGGACGGCGCCACGGCATGGAATGTGTTCCTTCCCGTCACCGTCAAGGCCTACGGCCCGGCCTGGGTGCTCACGGGCAATGTGGCGTCCGGCGCCGTGCTCTCGGCTGCCGACGCGACCGAAGCCGAGGTGGACTGGGCGGCGGAAACCACCGCCATCGTGGCCAACCCGGAAAGCTGGGTTGGCATGGTGGCCTCGCGCCAGCTCATGGCCGGCCAGGCCGTGCGCCAGCACATGGTCAAGGCGCCAACCCTGTTCAAGGCGGGGGCGGCCGTGCGGGTCGTGGCCCAGGGACGGGGTTATTCGGTAACATCCGCCGGCCAGGCGATCACCGCCGGCGCCGTCGGCGAGACTGTGCGCATCCGTATGGAGAATGGCCGTGTCGTCGCCGGTGTTGTGTCCGAAAATGGAACAGTAGAGATCACTTTGTAA
- the flgM gene encoding flagellar biosynthesis anti-sigma factor FlgM: MKIGQNPEIANAVSQAATAAKQAKAPAAAAETAAKSAAPAAAAAAGVPVTFSSAARGLEANGRASTDFDANKVKAVRAAIEKGTFTVDADAIADKLLSNAQEIISHNSNSH; the protein is encoded by the coding sequence ATGAAGATAGGTCAAAACCCCGAAATAGCCAATGCAGTGTCGCAAGCCGCCACTGCCGCCAAGCAGGCCAAGGCCCCTGCGGCTGCCGCCGAAACGGCTGCCAAGAGCGCCGCGCCCGCTGCCGCTGCGGCCGCTGGCGTGCCTGTCACGTTTTCCAGCGCCGCCCGCGGACTCGAAGCCAATGGCCGGGCCAGCACCGATTTCGATGCCAACAAGGTGAAGGCCGTGCGCGCCGCCATCGAAAAGGGCACCTTCACGGTGGACGCCGATGCGATCGCGGACAAGCTGCTGTCCAATGCGCAGGAAATCATCTCCCACAACAGCAACAGCCACTGA